In the genome of bacterium SCSIO 12827, the window CGGTCAGGCCGGGAAGGATTTTTCCGGCATCATCAACCTGATCCGCGACCGCGCCAAATAACACCAAAAGCAACACCACCTAAGGAGCATCCATCCATGACCATCAAGACCGGCGACCGCGTACCCTCTGCCACGATTTTCAAAATGGGCGACGACGGCGGGCCCGAAGCGGTTTCCACCGACGATTATTTCAAGGGCCGCAAGGTCGTGGTGTTCGGCCTGCCGGGGGCCTTCACGCGCACCTGTTCGGCCAAGCATCTGCCGGGCTTCGTCACCCAGGCCGACGCCATCCTGGCCAAGGGCGTCGACGAGATCGCCTGCGTCTCGGTCAACGACGCCATGGTCATGACGGCCTGGGGCCTGTCTCACGAAGCGCCCGGCAAGGTGACCATGCTGTCCGACGGCAATTGCGCCCTGACCGAGGCCATGGGCCTGGCGTCCGACATGTCGGCCAAGGGCTACGGCAAGCGCTCCAAGCGCTATGCCATGATCGTCGAGGACGGCACGGTCACCCATTTCGCGTTGGAGACGGAGCCCGGGCTCAACGTGTCCTCGGCGGAGCAGATTCTCGCGGCCCTCGGCTGATCCCGACAGACAGGGAGAGACCGATGACCGACGGCGGCAACATGCGCCCGCTGCGCTTTACCCATTTCGGGGCGGCGGGCTGGAAAATCACGGACGGCGAGACGGTTATCCTGCTCGACCCCTATCTGTCGCGGGTGCGGTTTCAGGGCCGGCGTTACGGCCCCCATGACGCCACCGAAATCCCGGACGACCCGCGCCCGGTGGTGAAGATGAGCGAGCCGGCCGGCCACGACACGGCGACCATCGA includes:
- a CDS encoding peroxiredoxin, with product MTIKTGDRVPSATIFKMGDDGGPEAVSTDDYFKGRKVVVFGLPGAFTRTCSAKHLPGFVTQADAILAKGVDEIACVSVNDAMVMTAWGLSHEAPGKVTMLSDGNCALTEAMGLASDMSAKGYGKRSKRYAMIVEDGTVTHFALETEPGLNVSSAEQILAALG